A region of uncultured Fusobacterium sp. DNA encodes the following proteins:
- a CDS encoding HAD family hydrolase: protein MIKLIVADMDGTLLNDNNEINEEFWEVHKKLKEKGVIFAVGSGRQYHNLKERFSSIKDDMLFIAENGTYVVYHDEELYINTIEKKDLEKILKIARNIDNCKAVLCGKKSAYTEAIEEKFLTEMRKYYSELKQVEKLEEVEDDIMKVAFCDFSGSEDNSFNYYKDFDSKFKVVVSGRIWLDIMKDDANKGKAVEMVQKKLGITYDETMIFGDYLNDLEMMGMGKYSFAMANAHEVLKKNSNYIAESNNDNGVVKAIKEYIL, encoded by the coding sequence ATGATAAAATTAATAGTAGCAGATATGGATGGAACACTTTTAAATGATAATAATGAAATAAATGAAGAATTTTGGGAAGTACATAAAAAATTAAAAGAAAAAGGAGTAATTTTTGCAGTTGGAAGTGGTAGACAGTATCATAATTTAAAAGAGAGATTTTCTTCTATAAAAGATGATATGTTATTTATTGCAGAGAATGGAACTTATGTAGTTTATCATGATGAGGAATTATATATAAATACTATTGAAAAGAAAGACTTAGAAAAGATTTTAAAAATAGCTAGAAATATTGATAATTGTAAAGCTGTTCTATGTGGAAAGAAATCAGCTTATACAGAGGCAATAGAAGAAAAATTTTTAACAGAAATGAGAAAATATTATTCAGAACTAAAGCAAGTTGAAAAATTAGAAGAAGTTGAAGACGACATAATGAAAGTGGCATTTTGTGATTTCTCAGGTTCAGAAGATAATAGTTTTAACTATTATAAGGATTTTGACTCAAAATTTAAGGTAGTTGTATCAGGTAGAATTTGGCTTGATATTATGAAAGATGATGCTAATAAGGGAAAAGCAGTTGAGATGGTACAGAAAAAACTTGGAATAACTTATGATGAGACAATGATTTTTGGAGATTATTTGAATGATTTAGAGATGATGGGTATGGGAAAATATAGTTTTGCTATGGCTAATGCCCATGAAGTTTTAAAGAAAAATAGTAATTATATAGCTGAAAGCAACAATGATAATGGAGTTGTAAAAGCGATAAAAGAGTATATCTTATAA
- a CDS encoding 6-phospho-alpha-glucosidase, with product MKRKENVITIAGAGSARVPALLGNLIEYKERFPLKKIIMFDIDNERMGQMEAYDRLVLKTYYPEVEVIFTTDPDVAYKDIDFVFCQMRVGKGEMRSFDEKIPLKYGLVGQETCGPGGFAYGMRSLQGMKEMVEKVRSYSKDTWILNYTNPAAIVALGIDRMFPEDKRILNLCDQPYSLLKSYAKILEVPQETLIPKYFGLNHFGWFTGLKGINGNDYFDKLRFYLRDHDFKPFNAEQRDKSWLDTYVRVNKYMNYFDEYIPTTYLQYYMFPTEIVQESDPKFTRADEAKLGREKEVFETCKLAESKEDMSGIKMLTNSVFGKLMVEVAESIAYDLNNPFVVMVKNNGIIPNFPQDAIIEVDGTIGKDGAKGNYFGEISTFYKGLMENQYAYELLTVEAFMEKNYTKALQALTLNRTVVEPNKAKLVLDDLMEKNREYWYLD from the coding sequence ATGAAAAGAAAAGAAAATGTGATAACAATAGCTGGTGCTGGAAGTGCAAGAGTACCTGCACTTTTAGGAAATTTAATAGAGTATAAAGAAAGATTTCCGTTAAAAAAGATAATTATGTTTGATATTGATAACGAACGTATGGGACAAATGGAAGCTTATGATAGACTTGTATTAAAAACTTATTATCCTGAAGTTGAAGTTATATTTACTACTGACCCTGATGTAGCTTATAAAGATATAGATTTTGTATTTTGCCAAATGAGGGTTGGAAAAGGAGAGATGAGAAGCTTTGATGAAAAAATTCCTTTAAAATATGGACTTGTAGGACAAGAAACTTGTGGACCTGGAGGCTTTGCTTATGGAATGCGTTCTCTTCAAGGAATGAAAGAAATGGTAGAAAAAGTAAGAAGCTATTCAAAAGATACTTGGATTTTAAATTATACTAATCCTGCTGCTATTGTTGCATTAGGAATTGACAGAATGTTTCCTGAGGATAAAAGAATTTTAAATTTATGTGATCAACCATATTCACTATTAAAATCATATGCTAAAATTTTAGAAGTTCCACAAGAAACATTAATTCCTAAATACTTTGGTCTAAATCATTTTGGATGGTTTACAGGATTAAAAGGAATAAATGGAAATGATTATTTTGATAAGTTAAGATTTTATTTAAGAGATCATGATTTTAAACCTTTTAATGCTGAGCAAAGAGATAAATCATGGCTAGATACATATGTTAGAGTAAATAAATATATGAATTATTTTGATGAGTATATCCCTACAACATATTTACAATATTATATGTTTCCAACTGAGATAGTTCAAGAAAGTGATCCAAAGTTTACCAGAGCTGACGAAGCAAAATTAGGAAGGGAAAAAGAGGTATTTGAAACTTGTAAATTAGCAGAGAGTAAAGAAGATATGTCTGGAATAAAAATGTTAACTAATAGTGTATTTGGAAAATTAATGGTAGAGGTTGCTGAATCAATAGCTTATGATTTAAATAATCCTTTTGTTGTAATGGTAAAAAATAATGGAATTATTCCTAATTTTCCCCAAGATGCTATTATAGAAGTTGATGGAACTATAGGTAAAGATGGAGCAAAGGGAAATTATTTTGGAGAAATTTCAACATTTTATAAAGGATTAATGGAAAATCAATATGCCTATGAACTTTTAACAGTTGAAGCTTTTATGGAAAAAAATTATACAAAAGCTCTTCAAGCTTTAACTCTTAATAGAACAGTAGTTGAGCCAAATAAAGCAAAATTAGTTTTAGATGATTTAATGGAAAAAAATAGAGAGTATTGGTATTTAGATTAG